CGGGGCAGAACGGCAAAAACGCTTGGGGTATACCCTTTTGTGGTGGGGGGTTCTCCTACTGCAAGACCAACTTCCCTCTGAGCCATTGCCACACGGGTGACACTGTCCATCATGAGCGTTACATTCATCCCAAGGTCCCGGAAGTATTCTGCAATTGCAGTAGCTGTCATCGCTCCTTTTATCCTCATAAGAGCCGGCTGATCGGAGGTGGCAACGACTACGATTGTCTTCTTCAGTCCCTCGGCACCAAGATCCCGTTCAATGAACTCCTTCACTTCCCGTCCCCGCTCGCCGATAAGGGCAATTACGTTCACATCTGCATCAGAGTTTTTCGCAATCATGGCCATCATCGTACTTTTACCAACGCCGCTTCCGGCGAAAATTCCCATCCTCTGTCCTTTTCCCACTGTAAACAGGCTGTCCACTGCTCTTATGCCGAGGCTCAGGGGAGCGGAAATCCGAGGTCTTTCCATGGGGTTTGGCGGCGGATTATCCGTTGGGTAAGGTTTGCAGCCTTGAATGTCTTGCCCTCCCTGAAGGGGTCTTCCAATTCCATCTATTACCTTCCCGATGAGGGCTGTGCCGATATTGATTCTGAGTGGATTGCGGGTTGATTCAACGAGACTGCCCGGCGCGATGTCCTGTATGGCGTCAAATGGCATAAGAAGGACTTTTTCGTCTTTAAAACCGACGACTTCAGCCATGATTTTTCTTGACGGATGTTTTCCGGCGGTTATATAACACAGCTCTCCAATGGAAGCCTGAGGCCCTCTGGCTTCGATCATCAGTCCTGCAACCTGCGTTACTTTTCCGTACCATTTAAAAGAACTGAGTTGTTCAATTTCATTAATGATGCGACTTGCCTTCATCGGTCTCATCCTGTCTCTGAATCTCTTTTAGCTGGTGCTTTAATTCATGAAGCTGACTGCCAAGGCCCGCTTCCATCTTTCCGAATGGCGTTTCAATTGTACATCCGGTTAATGGAAGGTTTCTGTCAGGGTAAATATAGATATGTTTGGCAGAAAGAACGATCTGCTCAAGCTCCGGCTTATGTCTGAGCGTCTCTTCGTAGCGGTCGGGATGTATGTAGACAGCAATCTCCTGCTGATCCTTGACTTCTTCAACAGCCCGGGACACGAATTCTGCCCACATGGCTTCTTCAGTGAGCGTTGTGCCCAGGATTTTTTCTGCAGCAGCAAGGGCGATACTGAGAATATCAGGACTCGCTTTTTCCAGGGTATCGAGATAATCCTGTCTCGAACGTTTGACCGTTTCTCTTGCTCCTGCCAGCTCTTCTTCGCAGGTCTTGAGGCCTGCTTCATATCCGTCACTGTACCCTTTTTCCCAGCCCTCTTTTTTTCTCATTTCATACAGAGACACGGCTTCTTCTTTTGCCCGCTCCCTTTGGGAGGCGAGTTCACTTTTCACCTGTTCCTTATAGGCATTGGCTTCCTCTATTAATTTGAGTGCTTCTTCCTTTGCCCTTTCGAGTTGAACTGTTACGTCTTCGGCTTCCTCCTGTTCGAATGATAGATCATCAGACATTTTTGGTTCCGGTTCGGAATTAAGGGATTTGATCTGGATAATCGATGTTACGTTCGTTTTTTTTGCCATGGATGACTTAATGAATTTAGACAATCACATCATCTCCTCCACCACGGGCGATCACGATTTCACCTGTTTCTTCAAGGCGGCGGATGACGGATACAATTCGTGACTGGGCTTCTTCAACATCCTTCAGACGGACAGGACCCATAAACTCCATTTCTTCTTTAAATGTTTCTGCCATGCGCTGGGACATGTTACCGAACAGCATATTTTTCACTTCTTCTGAAGCTACTTTCAAAGCCAGCTGAAGGTCTTCATTTTCAACATCCCGTATGACACGCTGTATTGACCGGTTATCAAGAGTGACGATATCTTCAAACACAAACATCCGCTTCTTAATTTCCTCCGCCAGCTCCGGATCACGTGTTTCCAGACTGTCCAGTATCGTTCGTTCAGTTGCCCGGTCTACACTGTTTAACACTTCAACAACCGATTCTATACCGCCCGCCTGTGTATAATCCTGAGTGACAGTAGCAGAAAGTTTCTTTTCAAGAATCGTCTCCACCTCGCTGATAATCTCAGGTGTCGTCCCTTCCATCGTAGCAATCCGTCTTGCCACATCAGCCTGGACATCCTGCGGGAGAGAAGAAAGAATCTGACCCGACTGTTCACTGTCAAGGTAGGAAAGAATGAGTGCAATTGTTTGGGGATGCTCTCCCTGGATAAAATTCAGAATTTGGGATGCATCGGCTTTTCTCGCAAAGTCAAATGGTCTGACCTGAAGATTGGAGGTGAGCCTGTTAATGATGGACATGGCTTCTTCCTCGCCAAGAGCCTTTTCAAGGACATCCTTCGCGTAGCTGATACCGCCTTGTGATATGTAATCCTGAGCCATCGCAAGCTGGTGAAACTGACTGAGTACTTCCTCTTTTGTTTCGGTATTTACTCTTCTTACACCGGCAATTTCAAGTGTAAGTTTTTCAATCTCTTCTTCTGTAAGGTGCTTATATACCTGTGCAGATACATCAGGACCAAGAGAGATCAGCAGTACTGCGGCTTTCTCTTTCCCTGATAATGTCTTTCGCTTGACCACGCTTTACCCTCCTAATCCTCTGAGAGCCACGTTCTTACAAGCTTTGAAAATTCTTCAGGCTTTTCTCTAGCCATCTTTTCAAGCTGGCGGCGACGGGCTTTTTCTTCTGAATCGCGTTCTGTATTTACATCCGGAATATCAAAAACGGCTGTTTCCTGCTGAATTTCCCGTTCTTCTTCTTCTTCAGTTTCACGTTTAGGTTTGCGAAGTAAAAGGAATAGAAGTACAAGAACTACAAATCCAAGTCCTCCTGCCAGTACATAACCTAAGTTTGAGGATTGTGCCGCCTCGTCTGCAAAGGTTTGTTTGCCGTTAAAAGGCTGAGCTGATACAAAGACCCGTTCATTGATATCCGTATCATCCCACCCGGCAAGTACGTCATTAGATATGGAAGTACGCACGACTTGTGTAAGGACCTGCTGAATGTCATCCATTCGTTCCTGTGGCAGTGAGGCCATGTCTTCCGGATCGGGCGGTTCAACCATAACCTGGATACCGATATCCATTACCTGATAAGGACTCTCAACGATTTCCCGAGTGATGCGGTTAACATCATTGTTAATCCGTTCCTCAATGAGTTCGTAGTCTCCGCTGCCGGAGCCCGCTACAGCAGGGAACCCTGGTATATCTTCTTCCCCGGTACCGGCAATCCCGCCTTCTTCAGCGTTATCTCCTGTATAGGTTTCCGTAATTCGTTCCACGCTTACGGCAATACCTTCCATATTTTCTTCATCCACCGGCGTTACGAGGTGCTCTTCTCTGTTCTCTTTAGTGAAATCTATGTCAGTCGAAACCGTTACAAGTACTTTATCCGCCCCCATCATTGTTCCAAGCATCTGCTGAAGCTGGCGCTGAATATCCCGCTCGATATCCCGTTGAATGGAACGGTGTTGCTCATAAACTGAAAGTGTCGTATCAATGGTGGACTGATCCTGATATTCAAAATGGTTAAACATCTGATCCATAATCACAATATTTTCCACAGGGAGGTTCGGTATACTTTTGGATACCAGATGATAGAGTGATTTCACTTTATTCTGGTCCATGGAAGACCCTGGTGCCAGACTCATCACAATGGATGCGGAAGCCGTCCCCTGTTCATCTGCAAGCCAGATTGATTCCTCGGGGAGTGTAATCATCACCTGGGCCCCCTGAACCCCGTCTACGCTCCGGATTAATTTTTCAAGTTCTGTCTGCATTAAACCCCGCTCAAGAACGTTAAATTCCTTATCCGTTGTTCCAAATCCCATGTTTTCCTGGAAGGAGCTGTAGTCAATACTCCCGCTTCTCGGCAGTCCTTCAGCTGCCAGTTCAACCTTGAGGTCATCGACAACACTTTCCGGAACCCGGATCGTTGAGCCGTCCTGTCCGACTTCAGAGTCAATTCCCCTGGCATCAAGTGTTGCTTTTATTTCTCCAGTTTCCTGAGCTGTGAGGTTTGTATAAAGAGGAACATAATACGTTCTCGATCCAAACCAGACCAATAGGAGAATCATGAGTATGACAAAAATAACGGAACCTACAAGTAACCCCTTCTGCCTGGATGTCCTTGATTGCCATAGCTCGACTGTCTTTTGTTTGTAGGTGGTTAATGTTTCGTTCATGGCTCCTCCTATAACGCTTCGTGTTGATCTCTACGCAGCTTCGTTTATTGGTAAATGTTGATTTTTTAAGAAAAAGTATTAAGTACCGGATATTTTTGACGATATATAGATCATAGACACCCATAAGCAGATTGTTATAGACGAAAGCTATATTAAACTTGCATTCTCATGATCTCCTGATAGGCTTCAATCGCCTTGTTACGCACTTCTACAGTCGTCTGCAGTGCTACACTTGCTTTTTGTGAAGCAATCATCACATCATGAAGATCAATGTTTTCTCCTCTGGCCATTTTTTCAGTGGCCGCTGTTGAAGCAATTTGTTTATCATTCACATCCTGTACAGCTTGATTCAGCCAGCCTGCAAATGCCTGCCGGGCTTCAAAACCGGGTCTTGCACTCATCTTTCCTGCTGCCGGTTTCATCATGCTGTTTTGTATGGATTGTACTGGGTCCATAATATTCACTCCTGTATTATCATTTAACGTCCAATTTCAAGGGCCTTTAAAAGCATATTTTTATGAGCGTCCAGGGCAGTTACATTTGCCTCATAGGATCTTGTTGCACTCATCATATCTACGACTTCTTTCAGTGGGTCCACATTCGGGAGCTGAACGAATCCCGCATCATCAGCATCAGGATGCTCCGGCTGGAATACCTGTTTAAACGGTGTCTGGTCTTCCACTATTCTGCTCACTTTCACACCACTTCCCGCCTTCTCATTCCGCGCGCGGTCCAGATGATTCTTAAACGTATTATTCGGCTCCATGACGACCATCTTTCTTCGGTATGGCTGCCACTCCCCATCCACCAATCTTCCTCTCGTTGAATCGGCATTTGCCATATTTGAAGATACCACATCCATCCGCAGCCTCTGGGATGTGAGGGCTGATGCTGACGTATTAATCCCATTAAACATCTATTCTACCTCCCTTGCCCGATCACAGTCTGAATTGAATTAAACCTGCCGTTCATTCTATCAATTAATGTATTATAGTAAATCTGGTTTTTAGCCATTTCCGTCATTTCAAGATCGATATCTACATTGTTGCCATTGTGGTTATATGCCGTATTTGTTCTTTTCTGAATCTCAACACCCGAGCTTCCCGCCTCTCTGAATGAAAGATGGCGGCTGTCGGTTCTGTGAGCGTCAAAATCCGGTTTATTCATGGCACTTTTCAGTTCATGGGAAAACACCGTTTTCTTAGCTTTATAGCTCGGTGTATCCACATTTGCAATATTGTTGGATATCGTGTTCTGGCGTGTCATCGAAGCATTTAATGCTGAATGGAGTAACTGATTTGTCGAATTATTGAATAGATTCATCATTTTACTCTCCCTAAAAGTGTTAAAATCTCAAAATACAGTGAAAAAATTCCTCTATCTAGTCGTATTTTATATAATTATGGTGGGATTGTCTAACTTTGAAGAAAATTGGTACTATGTCAATCAAAAAGACCTAATTCACTGTTTTGAGGTACTTGTCGTCCAATCTTCCTGTGAGCCTTGTCACGCGTCCCTTTCTATTAAAAGTCACATTCGCCTCCTAATCTTTATTCATGTGACTTTTGTCCCAACACCATTCGGGACAGTTTTCAGAATCACATCAACTTGCTTACTGTTTTTTGTGAGCCATATACGCCTTCCATAATGTCTCTCCTTTGTGTCTTTGCATGCCGAAGGTCCTCCACCGGTCGCACTGTATTAGCTGACATATATACTCAGAACCTGAATGGTATAAATGGCATAGGAGCGTGCTCCGGTTCCTCCTTCAGCGGAGCACGCATTCCCACACAGGAGTTACGGGACCGCCCGTCACCCTCTCAGGGATACCTCTTATACCGCCGGATATTAAATATCGCAAAACAAAAAACGCATGGATTTCCATGCGTTTTTTATAGTGGTTCAATTTAGCTGTTCTTAAGTTTATCAAGCTCGATGAGGAACTTATCGTTAAGGACTTTAATATACGTCCCTTTCATTCCGAGTGAGCGGGATTCAATAACACCGGCACTCTCAAGTTTTCTTAAGGCGTTT
This DNA window, taken from Alteribacter keqinensis, encodes the following:
- the fliI gene encoding flagellar protein export ATPase FliI yields the protein MKASRIINEIEQLSSFKWYGKVTQVAGLMIEARGPQASIGELCYITAGKHPSRKIMAEVVGFKDEKVLLMPFDAIQDIAPGSLVESTRNPLRINIGTALIGKVIDGIGRPLQGGQDIQGCKPYPTDNPPPNPMERPRISAPLSLGIRAVDSLFTVGKGQRMGIFAGSGVGKSTMMAMIAKNSDADVNVIALIGERGREVKEFIERDLGAEGLKKTIVVVATSDQPALMRIKGAMTATAIAEYFRDLGMNVTLMMDSVTRVAMAQREVGLAVGEPPTTKGYTPSVFAVLPRLLERSGTNEHGTITAFYTVLVDGDDLSEPIADAVRGILDGHLVLDRKLANKGQFPAVNVLKSVSRVMKDIVKENHSHAADKMRNLISVYEESEDLITIGAYKKGSSNSVDEAITLHPVIIDFLKQGNKDLVTFEESVGQLLKTVGKV
- the fliH gene encoding flagellar assembly protein FliH; the protein is MSKFIKSSMAKKTNVTSIIQIKSLNSEPEPKMSDDLSFEQEEAEDVTVQLERAKEEALKLIEEANAYKEQVKSELASQRERAKEEAVSLYEMRKKEGWEKGYSDGYEAGLKTCEEELAGARETVKRSRQDYLDTLEKASPDILSIALAAAEKILGTTLTEEAMWAEFVSRAVEEVKDQQEIAVYIHPDRYEETLRHKPELEQIVLSAKHIYIYPDRNLPLTGCTIETPFGKMEAGLGSQLHELKHQLKEIQRQDETDEGKSHH
- the fliG gene encoding flagellar motor switch protein FliG, with protein sequence MVKRKTLSGKEKAAVLLISLGPDVSAQVYKHLTEEEIEKLTLEIAGVRRVNTETKEEVLSQFHQLAMAQDYISQGGISYAKDVLEKALGEEEAMSIINRLTSNLQVRPFDFARKADASQILNFIQGEHPQTIALILSYLDSEQSGQILSSLPQDVQADVARRIATMEGTTPEIISEVETILEKKLSATVTQDYTQAGGIESVVEVLNSVDRATERTILDSLETRDPELAEEIKKRMFVFEDIVTLDNRSIQRVIRDVENEDLQLALKVASEEVKNMLFGNMSQRMAETFKEEMEFMGPVRLKDVEEAQSRIVSVIRRLEETGEIVIARGGGDDVIV
- the fliF gene encoding flagellar basal-body MS-ring/collar protein FliF gives rise to the protein MNETLTTYKQKTVELWQSRTSRQKGLLVGSVIFVILMILLLVWFGSRTYYVPLYTNLTAQETGEIKATLDARGIDSEVGQDGSTIRVPESVVDDLKVELAAEGLPRSGSIDYSSFQENMGFGTTDKEFNVLERGLMQTELEKLIRSVDGVQGAQVMITLPEESIWLADEQGTASASIVMSLAPGSSMDQNKVKSLYHLVSKSIPNLPVENIVIMDQMFNHFEYQDQSTIDTTLSVYEQHRSIQRDIERDIQRQLQQMLGTMMGADKVLVTVSTDIDFTKENREEHLVTPVDEENMEGIAVSVERITETYTGDNAEEGGIAGTGEEDIPGFPAVAGSGSGDYELIEERINNDVNRITREIVESPYQVMDIGIQVMVEPPDPEDMASLPQERMDDIQQVLTQVVRTSISNDVLAGWDDTDINERVFVSAQPFNGKQTFADEAAQSSNLGYVLAGGLGFVVLVLLFLLLRKPKRETEEEEEREIQQETAVFDIPDVNTERDSEEKARRRQLEKMAREKPEEFSKLVRTWLSED
- the fliE gene encoding flagellar hook-basal body complex protein FliE, with translation MDPVQSIQNSMMKPAAGKMSARPGFEARQAFAGWLNQAVQDVNDKQIASTAATEKMARGENIDLHDVMIASQKASVALQTTVEVRNKAIEAYQEIMRMQV
- the flgC gene encoding flagellar basal body rod protein FlgC, which gives rise to MFNGINTSASALTSQRLRMDVVSSNMANADSTRGRLVDGEWQPYRRKMVVMEPNNTFKNHLDRARNEKAGSGVKVSRIVEDQTPFKQVFQPEHPDADDAGFVQLPNVDPLKEVVDMMSATRSYEANVTALDAHKNMLLKALEIGR
- the flgB gene encoding flagellar basal body rod protein FlgB, translating into MNLFNNSTNQLLHSALNASMTRQNTISNNIANVDTPSYKAKKTVFSHELKSAMNKPDFDAHRTDSRHLSFREAGSSGVEIQKRTNTAYNHNGNNVDIDLEMTEMAKNQIYYNTLIDRMNGRFNSIQTVIGQGR